A region of the Carya illinoinensis cultivar Pawnee chromosome 16, C.illinoinensisPawnee_v1, whole genome shotgun sequence genome:
tgaatatttgctaGGTCATATCTCTATCAATTAGGTTTTAATGGTACTATACCCACCTAGTGCCTAGTATATTGAATGCgatttctcaaaatttaaacaCGAAAGGACAACCTAAGCTACAGTGCACATTAAAACGTGCACTAAAGTCAATGATTTATATAgcctcaaaacaaaattattttaatatccccaaccaacaaaagaaaaaaattaaagcaatgGCATCGTGGACATCTGTTTTAGAACGAGGATTGCTCAAGTGAATAATTAaatagttttcaaatatatcttatatcaataaatataataaaaataatttttagataatCGGCCAATAATTACTTTCTTATATCTTATGTCATGGCTCTCGTTATATCATCGGCCAATAATTACTtgttgttaatatatatattatagttggaAGTGGTAACCAAatcctctcctcctctctcccatttaatttgctttttctttGGGTATTGGATATCATCTATCCTCTTCCCTAGTATCGATCTTCATCAAGAAAATGAGCTGGTGGTGTGATAGAGCCATTGGCGCCGCGAAGGttcgatttttttacttttttattttttttattttatttttatatatatagaagggaatcaagattttgaattcaaatttttcatttcgAAAATAGGGTCATGCCATCAGAACATGAGGCTCTTAGCTTGCCAAtattagattgatccaaaaaCATTCCTCCACAGCATCAAAGTCTCTTTCTttctatgtttttctttttaatctttgTTAGTTTGGTTCACACGGGCAGCTCAATGCATGGTCATGTGGCCTAAGGCAAGAAGTCAAAAtgatattactttttaaaaactttaatataatattttaataaattcttcaactaagtataatataaataaaactgaCATTATGATTTTAtagtttgcaattttttttttaaagttacaaaattaGAATACATCTTTTCAAATCATCACCATCTAAAGCTTGGAATTTTTAAGTTCCCAAATTTCTTACTCCATTCTAATTTAAGTGTCTAAAATAACTACACTAGTATTTTAATATAGGTTTTTGGACATGTTGCTTTGATTTATTTAGAATTCattgcaaaaaaattaaaagaatgtatgagattttttaattataaaacttactttttttaaatatccgttttgtgtaaattttatttttttaaaaaagaatataaagagCCGGTTTCAATGATTTTAAACGAAATAATGGCTGTTTTCAGTTTCCCTTTTGAATAAACCATTTAGGCAGGCCTTGCCTCAATCGCCTTGCCTTTTCCTTTGGGCAGCCCTAAACTGTTACTTTGGTTTGATTAAAATGATGACACGAGATGAGTTAAAAGGGGTTGATAGCCCTCTCATGCAAACCGAACCTAAGTTTGTTGATGAAGTTGTTGCTGATTCGTTTAACAGAAGAAATTCGAGGAAGATGAGCAACCGAAAAGCTTCCAGAGTGTGGGACTGGTAATTGGTGTGACTGGCATCGTGGGCAACAGCCTAGCTGAAATTCTCCCTCTCTCCGACACCCTAGGTGGGCCATGGAAGGCCTACGGCGTGGCCCGCCGGCCGCGTCCCGACTGGAACACCGACCACCCGATCGAGTACATCCAGTGCAACGTCTCGGACCCGGACGATACCCAAGCCAAGCTTTCTCCCTTGACCGATGTCACCCACATTTTCTACGTCACCTGGACCAGCCGACCGACCGAGGAAGAGAATTGCGAGGCCAACGGCGCCATGTTCCTCAACGTGCTCCGTGCGGTGATTCCGAACGCGCCTAATCTCCGACACGTCTGCCTCCAGACCGGGACCAAGCAATACATGGGACCCTTCGAGGCCTATGGCAAGATTCAAGTGCACGATCCTCCTTTCACGGAGGACCTGCCCCGATTGGACCTGCCAAATTTCTATCACACTCTCGAAGATATTCTGTTTGAGGAGGGCGACAAAAAAGAGGGATTGACTTGGTCCATTCACAGACCCAACCTCATATTCGGGTTCTCGCCGTATAGCTTGATGAACCTCATCGGCACCCTCTGCGTGTACGCCTCCATATGCAAGCACGAGCGGCTCCCCTTGAAATTCCCTGGCACCAAAGCAGTATGGGACTGTTACTCGGTGGCTTCGGATGCGAATCTTATTGCTGAGCAGCAGATATGGGCGGCCGTGGATCCGTATGCTAGGAACGAAGCATTTAACTGCAACAACGGGGACGTGTTCCGGTGGAAACACTTATGGAAAGTGTTGGCTGAGCAATTTGGGATTGAGGATTATGGGTTTGAAGAGGGTGAGAAACTGAGCTTAGTGGAGATGATGAAGGGCAAGGATGCTGTTTGGGAGGAGATTGTAAGGGAGAATCAACTGCAACCTACCAAGTTGGAAGAAGTTGGGTTGTGGTGGTTTGGAGACCTGAATATGAGAGAGGAATCTCGGATCGATAGTATGAACAAGAGCAAAGAGCATGGATTCTTGGGGTTCAGGAACTCCAAGAATTCCTTCATTTCCTGGATACGTAAGATGAAAAGCTACAAGATTGTGCCTTGAGATCAAGTGAAGTGAATAGGCCAATGTTTCTGGAGTTCTCCGTTTCAACTTTGTTGCGAATTGAATGTTCTGCTGGTCATgttcttttataataaaaacatGAACGAAAACAGTATCTTTTTGCAGTTCATGGAGCAAGATTGATTAAGAAGCTCCAAAGGTTATCCTTGAATGGCAAGTtaattgattaagaaaataatatatataaccaagTCAACATTCGTTAACAGTAACACTGCTTGGCAAGTGGGCTGTATTTGTAATATATCTTGTTTCTATACaaagaaaggaaacaaattaTTTGTTATGCGCAAGAGTTAGAGCAAGAGgattcaaaaatagaaaaagtctaCTTGCAACCTGCTGGGGGAACGTCTGCATACCCAACATCCAGGTGTAGAAACGAAGTTTCGCTTCACATACCAAACGACCGCGTATTCGGCTAGAGTGCATTTCTGCCCTCCCTTTCCTTCGTCTACTCATAGAACATGTTCTTCTCATCCGAAGGGAAATGAATCAGAGGATAGTAATGATTTTGAGGTTGAGGCTTCATTTCGAATGGAGCTTGTCAGCTTGATGGTGGCGATAGGTAAATGTTTTTCtgaaatgggttttttttttttttttttttaattaagttatttttcattttaattattacttTTCCTCCCTGTTTcatccaattttctcttttaatgtgaTTTTCAGTTCACGAGTTACTTGCTCAGTTGCTTGGTCTTTTGAGTTTTCCTTTGGGCTTATTTGATGAAGTTTTCGGTTGTGGTTCCTGGTGTCGTTTTTCTTTAGTCTTCAAAagttttttaatgaagttttgctttgattttttttattacttatgGGCTCAAGAACTTTTTGCGGGGgctttcaagtttcaaatatGCTAAATACAAAAGTTTATAGCAATGGTGATTTCACGGTGGCTTAATAAAACGGAACAGATTTTTTTGGTCGGCCTTTAGTCCTTTTGAAACTTTTGAAACCTTTTAACGATTTGTGATTTTCATTCTTGCAATTTGTAGCCTGTCTCCAACTGAGAAATACTCGGCCTTCACTGTTTCTggttgtatttcttttttaaatactgCCACATCAGCCGATGCCGCGAAGGTTTCCCACATGCAGTTGTCTATAGAACAGCTAAACAAAGATATTTGGATTAACATCAGTATTGCTTGGAGGATCGTGGGGAGCTTTTACAggaaatcaaatattttatgtatcCTCTCCAATATTGGTACAAAAACATATCGATATTACCGTATTAGAACataaaacataatataaaacaaGTTTGATTCATAACCTAGACCGAGAATGAAAACCAGGGCTTATAAAATCAAGACAGAGCATTAGGGCTAATGAGAACTTATAACTAGGAGAGGAAGAGCCGTCAACGATTGGGCTAGGGGCAATGGAGGCAGGCAACTAAAGAATGAAGAAGCACTGAGTGCAACGGTGGATGAGGATGAAGAGGGCGACATGGGGTGTCTAGGAATTGAGACTATGAGCCTTCATTTGGATACTAAGAGTATCTCAAAGGATTTGTAAATATTAgcaaaatagtttataaataataatgaatagtagtgaagtagTTTGAAAATATCTGATAACAATTATGATACCAGACAGGCCTTGAGTCAATTAGGTATTTTCAATACACAGGTTGGGGAGAAAAATGAGCGTGTATAGggtttatcaaaataaaaactcGGTGGTTAGAGTTGGCCAAAAAAGGTCACTGCATCCGACTCTAACTTGGATTCTATTTTTTCGGAGCTCCGACTCCGCACCAACAATACAGAATCGGTGTTGGAATTATGTTTTTGAATATTTGCTGAGCCGTATCTTAATCAATTATGTTTTAATGGCACTACACCCACCTAGTGCCCAATATATTGAATGTTATTTCTCAAATTCTAAACACGAAAGGACAACCTAAGCTACAGTACACATTAAAACTTGCACTAAAGTCAATGATTTATATAGCCtctaaacaaaattattttaatatccccaaccaacaaaagaaaaaaaaattaaagcaatgGCATCGTGGACATCTGTTTTAGAACGAGGATTGCTCAAGTGAATAATTAagtagttttaaaatatatcttatatcaataaatataataaaaatgatttttagataATCGGCCAATAATTACTTCTTAATTATATCTTATGTCATGGCTCTCCTTATATCATCAGCTAATAATTACTtgttgttaatatatatattatagttggaAGTGGTAACCAAACCCTCTCCTCCTCACTCccatttaatttgtattttctttgggTATTGGATATCATCTCTCCTAGAAGAGATGATGAGGCCTCTTCCAACTAGAGCCTTTGGTGCTGCGAAACCGATCTTCATCAAGAAAATGAGCTGGTGGTGGGCTAGAGCCATTGGTGCTGCGAAggttagattttttttgtatatatatacaagggACTGGAGATTtcgaattcaaatttttcatttcaagaATATGGTCATATGCTATCATACCATCACGATCTTAGCCTGCCAATATTAAATTGATCCAAAAACATTCCTCCACAGCATCAAAATCTCTTTCTTTCtatgcttttctttttaatctttgTTAGTTTGGTTCACATGGGCAGCTCAATGTGTACTCGTGGCCTAAGGCAAGAAgtcaaaatgatattattttttaaaaactttaatataatattttaataaattcttcaactaagtataataaaaataaaactgacattatgattttatggtttgcaattttttttttttataaagttacAAAATTAGAATACTTCTTTTCCAAATCATCACCATCTAAAACTTGGAATTTTTAAATTCCCAAATTTCTTACTCCATTCTAATTTAagtatctaaaaaaaaaagaatactcATGTGACCGGTTTCATTGATTTTTAACGAAATAAGGGCTGTTTACAATTTCCTAGCTTTTTGAAGAAACCATTTAGTCAGGCATTGCCTCAATCGCCTTGCCTTTGCCTTTGCCTTTGGGCAACCCTGAACTGTtactttgttttggttttaaggttaagtttggaaaataaattaagatgaaataaattaaaatgaaagttgaataaaatattattataatattatttttttaatattattattattatcgaatttaaaatattaaattatttattataatatacgtgaaaatttataataattataataattaaattaaatgaattatgaaattttttaatccaaacggAACCTTATTAAAATGAATCAATGATGATGACACGAGATAGTTGAAATGGGTTGATAGCCCTCTCAAGCAAACCGAGCCCAAGTTTGTTGATGAAGTTGTTGCTAACTTGCTGATTCGTTTAGCTGAAGAATTCGAGGAAGATGAGCAACGGAAAAGCTTCCAGAGTGTGGGACTGGTGATTGGTGTGACTAGCATCGTGGGCAACAGCCTAGCTGAAATTCTCCCTCTCTCCGATTCCCCAGGTGGGCCATGGAAGGTCTACGGCTTGGCGCATCGGCCATGCCCCAACTGGAACACTGACCACCCGATCGAGTACATCCAGTGCAATGTCTCGGACCCGAAGGATACCCAAGCCAAGTTTTCTCCCTTGACTGATGTCACCCACATCTTCTACGTCACCTGGACCAGTAGATCGACCGAGGACGAGAACTGCAAGGCCAACGGTGCCATGCTCAACAATGTGCTCCGTGCGGTGATTCCGAACGCGCCTAATCTCCGCCACGTTTGTCTCCAGACCGGGACGAAGCAATACATGGGACCCTTCGAGGCCTATAGCAAGATTCAAGCGCACGATCCTCCTTTCATGGAGGACCTTCCCCGATTGGGCATGCCGAATTTCTATCACACTCTCGAAGATATTCTATTTGAGGAGGCCAAAAAAAGAGAGGGCTTGACCTAGTCCTTTCACAGAATACATGTagttcatttaatttatttgaattacATGCACTAATTCAATGACCTAcaattatatactaaattacaatCACTAattgtgcaaaaaaaaaaaaaaaacatacgtATGATTTATTTGGATTTGAATCATTGGTTGCATATTTGGTTGCCTTGTTTATGTGTTTTGAGTGACATTGCACGAATATTTTGGACTCGTTTAGAAATTATTGTACACTTTGGGTGCCTATTAATTTTTGAATTGTCTAGTGTtgatagtttaaaattatactaTTTATATTGCTCATCGTTTTCACTCTTGCTTTCCACATAGAGTAATGAAAATTTGGTaatcttcctcatttgttcctCAGCAAACCGTCATTTCTTGTATGGCTACTTCACATTAAGTCGTTGTATGGGTTGTGGACGAAAGCatttaacatggtattagacttatttaaagaGGTGCTTTTCAAGGATTCGGCACTACTCAAGAATTGTTATGAAATGAAACAGTTGAGAAAATGTATTGGCTTTGAGTATAAGCCGATACATAATTGTAAATACGATCGTGTATTGTTGTGGAAGGACCATGAGAATAAATAGGAATGTCCTGTATATAGAGGGTCTAGGTGGAATGGTAAGCGCAAAGTTCCAATGAAGATTTTGCGCTATTTCTCGCTAAAGCAAAGATTGGAAATGCTATATGTGTATATGTGTGCACGCACTGGCACAAAAACAATCAGAGATATGAGGTGGCATGAGGAGAATTGAGTGAaggataataaatatataaggcATCCAGCTGACTCAAGTGCACGAAAAGACTTTGATAATAACCAT
Encoded here:
- the LOC122298611 gene encoding 3-oxo-Delta(4,5)-steroid 5-beta-reductase-like, which gives rise to MSWWCDRAIGAAKKKFEEDEQPKSFQSVGLVIGVTGIVGNSLAEILPLSDTLGGPWKAYGVARRPRPDWNTDHPIEYIQCNVSDPDDTQAKLSPLTDVTHIFYVTWTSRPTEEENCEANGAMFLNVLRAVIPNAPNLRHVCLQTGTKQYMGPFEAYGKIQVHDPPFTEDLPRLDLPNFYHTLEDILFEEGDKKEGLTWSIHRPNLIFGFSPYSLMNLIGTLCVYASICKHERLPLKFPGTKAVWDCYSVASDANLIAEQQIWAAVDPYARNEAFNCNNGDVFRWKHLWKVLAEQFGIEDYGFEEGEKLSLVEMMKGKDAVWEEIVRENQLQPTKLEEVGLWWFGDLNMREESRIDSMNKSKEHGFLGFRNSKNSFISWIRKMKSYKIVP